In Thermofilum pendens Hrk 5, the sequence GGCGCCGGTGTACTTCAGGTGGGACTGGGACTCGAAGATGTACGTGGCCGAGGAGTCCACGTTGCCACCCTCCTTCACGCTCGCAGAGCTCCTCTTGCTGAAGGGTGGTGGCTAGGAGGGCCGTAGTAGACCTCCTCGCCTTCTTCGGGTGCAGGCACCCCTCTCCGGGGTGTTCGTTTAACGCCGAGCTCCTCGATTACCTCGTGAGGATCGGGGTGACCGTGCACTTCGTCTCGAGGGTCCAGGTCGAGAAGTACAACTGGGGGTCGTGCGCCGGGGAAAAAGCCAGGCTTCTCGCCTGGTTGCGGAAGGGAAAGGAGCTGGGGCACGGTGCGCGCGAGGAGAGGGTTGCCGGGGAGGTCGTGAGGGGAGGTGTGCACAGGGACGAGTACCTGGACCTCTGCGCGGGCGTAGCGAAGGCGTTCCAGGAATGCTCCGCGGATCTGGCGCTGCTCTGCTCCGGGAAGACGATGGACGTGGACGAGCTCCTCCTAAAGTTGAGGCGCGTAGCCGAGGTGGAGCTCGAGGCGCTCAGCTTCCCGGACGTCTACCTCCTGAGGAAGGTGGATCGGCGACGCTGAGGCTATCGCTTATAGTCGAGCCTCCCGGCCGCGCTGAGCTCGCGTGCACGCTTAGAGCGCTCCTCCGCAGGGGTGGCGCCGCCGAGCTCTGGCTGTCCTGCGCCGACGCCGACGCCCTAGCCGAGTCGATGCTACGGTTGCACGACGCCGGCTACTCCGTGCTGCGGGTGGGGTTGCTCGACGGATCCCTGTTACCGCCGACAGCCGTGCTCGACGAGCCCAGGCTAGCCGAGGCCGACCCCGCCGTCGGGGGGCGCCTGCTGGTAGAGTGCAGCGCGGCTCAGTGCTGGGAGCTGGCCTTAGCGCTCGCCGCGAGGTGCAGGAGAGTAGCGTGGAGTGCGCGCAGGCCAGACACCCTTGCCGTGGTTGCGGAGAACCTCAGGGTCTCCGAGCTGTTCGAGAGGGGGGCCAGGCTCCTCAAACCGTTCAGGTCTCCCCCATAGCTGCGCGCGAAAACACGCGCGCCTTTCAACGCTTAAGGCAAGAACTGTTTCGAGGATATGACCCTCTCAATGCTTTCCCACAGCCGCCCCCCGTTCCGATCAATGGTTCAGTACTGACTCGGTGCGTCTGCTTTTAATGCTTTCACAGTTGCTTCTAAAAAATCACGTTGGAAGAGGTGCGGACGTATGAGCTTTTTGTTTACGTTCGGCTTTTAATGCTTTCACAGTTGCTTCGTGACCTCGGCGCCGAAGCCCGGCCTCAGCAACTTGAACCTTTCAATGCTTTCACAGTTGCTTCGGCCTACGCCGTGACACAGCTGGTGTTCTACGTGGCAGACCTTTCAATGCTTTCACAGTTGCTTCGAGGGTAAGGTTGTCTAAGAGCGGGACCCACGGCGAGGAATACTACCTTTCAATGCTTTCACAGTTGCTTCCCAAGTTCTCTTTCAATTGTTTTCCCGTTGAATCGGATCTTTCAATGCTTTCACAGTTGCTTCCGATCCTAGCTGGCTTGGTGAGCGGTGAGCCCACGATACTGATCTTTCAATGCTTTCACAGTTGCTTCAACTTCTTGGAGCGCGGCAGGAAGCTGGAGTCCTTCGTGCGGCTTTCAATGCTTTCACAGTTGCTTCCGACCATTTTTCACGGCAGAGGATCTATAAATTCTTTTCTCAGTGAGTCGAAGCCTGCAAAACTGCCTCTTTGACAAAGTTTACCCAAGAGAGACTTCGAAAACTGTTTCGGGAAATTCCCGGCAGAAAACGGGATTTCATAGGAAGTATTTTCAAAAGAGGTTCTTCTCGTCGAGTGGGATTCGTAAACAGAAAATCGAAATCCCGACCTCTGCCGGGAATTTGCGGCGGAAGGTTTTTGCGCTGTGCCGGGTTTTTCGCTTTGGGTGGTCTCAGTGTTGCATATAGGTGTGGCGGCTCACAGCTCTGGCTCTGACGCTGAGAGGGCTTGGAGGTTTGTCTCGGCTTTGCCGGGCGGTGTTAGGGTGTTGCTTGGGGGTTACTGGGGTGTTATGAGGGACGTGGCTGAAGCCGCTAGGAGGAGGGGTTTGACCGTGGTGTTCTTCCTGCCGGTCGACCCTCCGGCGGAGGTCCCGGACGACGAGCTCTTCGTCCGCGTGGATACGGGGCTCGACTTGAGGGGGAGGAGCGTGGCGCTCGTGAGGAGCTCTGACGCGCTGGCGGTGCTTGGGGGCGAGGTTGGCACGGTGGTGGAGGCTTTCCTCGCCTACTCCTACGGGAAGCCCGTCGCGGTGCTGAGGGGGACTGGGCTCTCGTCGGACGCGCTGGAGCGCGCCTTCCCGCGGGGCTTCGACGGCAGGGGGAGCGCCCCGGTTGTCTACGTGGATACCCCGGAGGAGCTAGCCGCTAGGGTCGTGGAGCTAGCCGCGTCGAGGCGGGGGCGCAGGTAGCGCTCGCGCTACTCCCGGCGGCTCCTGGCCTTCCTCAGGGCTTCCCCCGCGAAGTCTAGTAGCCACTTCACCACGGGCCTCGCCGCCGCGACGTCTTCCACCCTGTACTTGGCCTCGTGGAAGCCCCACACGTGTATCTCGTAGGCCTTGGACCACGCCAGGTGTACCCTCTCGTCCCCGAGGATCCTGGAGAGGTCTGTGGCCGCCATGCCGAGTAGCCATGTGTCCCACCTGCCTCTCTCCCTGACTTTCTCCAGCGTTGGGGCGTTGAAGCCCTCTGCCAGCGCCTTGATGCACTCCTCGGCAACTTTGTACAGCTTCTCGCTCGCCTGGACTGGGTCGCCTTTGCCCAGGTACTCGTCGGCCTCCTCCATGAACTTCGCCGCGAGCTCGAGCCTAGCCTCGGCGACAACCTCAGGGTCCAAGTCGAGCGCTTTCGACAACGCGTCTACCACGAGGCTCTCGACGCTCAACCCCCTCTTCTCGACCTCCTCTACGAGCCTCCTCGGGATAACCACTGTCTTCTCCATTCCGCCCCTAAACGCCCCAGCCGGCTACTTAACCTTTGCCGCGCCTCGCAGCTCCTGCGTCGAGGCGAGGTCGTAGATAGTCGTCGCGCCTAGCGCGGCGGCGCGGGGGCATAGGTAGAGGTAGCCCTTCTTCACCCCCTGCTTGATGCACGACTCGTCGTCGACCTCCGTAGCCTTTACGCCAGCCTCTTCGAGCGCTTTCAGCAACTTCTCCTCGACGGGCTTGAGGAGGCACGGGACGTGCACTGGTCCTTCGTAGCTGATCTTAACGCCGAGCTCCGCTAGGTGGAGGGCGAAGAAGTCTACGCCGAGGGCGTGGGAGACCTCGGGCGACGCCGCTACCAGTGCCTCTGCGCCTCCCAGCCGCTTTACGAGCTTCTTCGTTGCCCCCGCGTCGAGGGGGCGCCCCTCGGAGTACCTGGCGGCTACCCCGGATACCAGGGCGAGCCCTGTCCCCAGGGCTTCCGCGAGCTTCTCGGCGTAGGGCGCGTCGAGCTCGAGGTCTGCCACCAGGACGGTTTCCCCTGGCTTGAGGGAGTGGAGGCGGGGCTTCGCGGGCTCCGGGCTGTAGGTCTCGGGTAGCTGGAAGCCGAGGGGGCACTCGAAGGAGCACCGCCAGCACTTCAGGCAGTTCTTCGCCGCCACTTCCTTGAACCTGGAGTAGCCCAGGGGGCTTAGGAGGACGTTGCCGGTGGCGGTGTAGGTTGGGCAGGACGCCAGGCATATGCCGGGGCAGTAGATGCAGGGGTTCTTGACCCTCCTGAAGGGTAGGAGCGCTAGGCGGGCGGCGAGGCCCGGCGTTACCTTCACGGCCCTGAGTGCCTTGAGGCTCACCACGAAGCGCTCACCCCAGCCACTTCCCGGGGTTGCTGAGGTTGCCGGGGTCCAGCGCCTTCTTGACTCTCTTCAGGTACTCTAGCGTGTCGCCCAGCTCTTCGCCCACCCACTTCGCCCTGAGCAGTCCTACGCCGTGGTGGTGGCTTATCGTCGCCCCGTTCTCGAGGAGGACCCTCACCGCCGTCTCCCACATCCTCCAGTAGACGTCCTCCCTCGCGTCGTAGGTCAGCGTGAAGTATATGCATGCGCCCGTCGTGTAGAAGTGGGATGCGTGTGCGAGGACCGCGTAGACCCCGGGCACGCTCTTAACCCTCTTCTTGAACTCGGCGTAGACCCTCGGAAGGTTGCTCCAGAGGGCGGCTGTCTCTATAGTCTCGAACCACAGGTTGAGGGGTACTACGAGCTTTTTGAGCTCGGATATCACGTCGAACCTCGTCTTCAGCCACTTCTCGACGTGCTCCTCCCCCGCGTCGACGGCGCCGTGCCTCGAGAGGATCCTCTCGATCACCCTCCTCTTCGCCTCGAGGAGCTCCTCCTCCGCCTCCTCGACGATGAGGAGCAGTATGTCCCTGGCGTCGTGGAACCTAGCCGCCGAGTCGTCCTTGTCGTACAGCCTCGCGACGGCCGGCGTCGCCCCGGAGAGCATAACTTCGCGCATAGCCTCGAGGCCCTTCTCGAAGGATGGGAACGCGTAGGCACGCATCCACGAGTGCCTGGGTAGCGGGAAGACTTTCAGCGCCACTTTCGTTATCACGCCGAGCTGCCCCTCGCTCCCTATGAGCAACCTCTTGAAGTCTGGGCCCGTCGCGGCCCTCGGGACCAAGTTCCTCCTGAACGGCGCGATCCGGCCGTCCGGCATCACCGCCTCCAAGTCGAGTACTAGCTCCTCGATCCCCCCGTACTTCGTGCTGAACTGGCCTGTGCTCATCGTGGCGACGAGGCCTCCCAGGGCGGCCTCGGGGTAGGACTGGGGTATGTGCCTCAGCGTGAAGCCCCTCGCGTTGAGGTACTCTTCGAGCTTCCTGAGGAGCACGCCGGACTCCGCCACGGCTACGGCGTCCCTCTCGGAGAACCAGAGGACCCTGTTCATCCTCTTGACGTCTATCACCACGCACCCCTCGCAGATCGTGCCGCCTATCACGCCGGAGCCGCCCGCGTAGGGGACGAAGGGGACTCCGTGCCTCGCCAGGACGCGTACAACCGCCGCCACCTCCTCGGCGCTCTCGGGCCAAGCGACGGCGAGGGGCCTCGGCAAAGCCTCCCCGCGGACCTCCTTGAGGAGGGCCAGGGGCCAGTAGTCCCTGCTGTACAGCCTGAGGACTTCCTCGGACGTCGAGAGCCTGTCTCCCAGTAGCCTTCCGAGCTCCTCTAGAACCTCCCGCTTAGGAACGCGTTCTCCTCCCACCTCGCAACCACCTCGAGTAGCTCCTCCAGCTCGCCTACTAAAGTCTTCGCCTCGGAGCCCGCGCGCGGCTCGAAGTACGCGTCGACCTCGGGCGGCTCCTTGAGGTCGTCCAGCGACGCCTTGCCCTCCGAGTATAGGAGTAGCTTCAGCACGCCCCTTATGCTCGACTCGACGTCCCTGGGCCTCGCCACCTTCAGCCCCGTGGCGTCCGCCAGCGCCTGGAGAAAGGCGTTCGACCTGCTGTAGCCGCCGCCCGACCAGAGGGGTTCGCGGGGGCTCCCGCAGTACTTCGAGAGCTTCCCGAGCAGGTAGGCAACGTAGAGCGCTACCCCCCAGGCGAGCCCTGCTACTACGTCCGCCTTGGTCGTGGAGGGGTCGAGCCCGAGTATCATCCCCTTGAGGAGCGGGGCGTCCGGGGTCCTGAGCCCGCGGAAGGAGGGGACGACTATTGCCCGGGGCTTCGCCTTGGAGGCTAGGCTCTCCATCTCCTCGTAGGAGGAGAAGAAGCCGGCGCTCCTGAGCCACTCCACCACGAGCCCTGAGGCCCTCAGGAAGCCCTCGGCGCCGTAGAACCTCCTGCCGTCCAGACTAGCTATGACAACGGGCACCAGCCCCTCCCCGGGCACGACGAGCTTCGGCGTTGACTCCTCGACGAAGCTACCGGTTCCGTGGACCCCGCTCACCCTCCCGGGCTCCAGTAGGCCGTGGTAAACGGATGCCGCCTGCTGGTCCGCTATGGAGACGGCGACGTCGGCGCCTTCGAACTCGCCGAACTCGTGCACCGAGTCGACGATCTCGGGGGCCGCCTCGGGGAGCGAGAGGATCCCGAACACGGCGCCTATGGGCTCCAGGTCCCTGGGGTGTACCAGCCCTGTGAGCGCGGAGCTCGTAGCGTCCGAGGCGTACCTGCCGGTGAGCAGGTATACAAGGTAGGAGTCGAGGGTCCAGAGGTACGCGTCGCCCCTTTCGACCTTCTCGCGGAGTCCCGGGACGTTGTCGTACAGCCACTTCATGAGCACTGCCGGCGTGTCTGGGCGCAGTACCTTGGCGAGCGAGGGGCTTAGGGCTTCGAGGAGCTTGACCCAGACGGGTAGCCTCTCGACGACCTCGCGCCCCCGCCCGTCTATCCAGGTCACTATGTTCGTGAGGGGCTCCCCGCTCTTGCTCCACGCTACGACCGACGCCCTGTACGTCGAGAGCCCTATCCTCCTGGCCCCGAGGGACCTAGCCTTCCTGGCGAACCCCCTCACGACTCTCGACATCTCGGCGCTGCTCTGCTCGACTCTCCCGCTGCCCGCAGGCTCGTAGCCCAGCTCCACCCTCTCGTAGTGTATACTCTTCAGCTCCCCGTCGAAGACAGCAAGCTTTACGCCCGTAGTCCCCACGTCTATAACCCCGTACACTTCAAGCCACCTCGACGCGCGGCTTCCCGGGCGGGAGCTCTACGACCTGGTAGGGCTCCTCCGTCGTGACGATGCGGTCGCCGAGCCTCACCCTCGCGCCCCTCCCAACCCCCAGCATGACCCTCCTGTGCTTCTCCGAGACGTAGCCGGGGAACGCCGGGACACCGCCCTCGACCCTCCTCAGCTCCCCGCCCGCCTCCAGGAGCTCCGCCAGTAGCCTCGAAGACTCTACGAGCTTTAACGGCGACTCTATAACCATGAACGCGTTGCCCGCGAGCAACCTGCCGCCGAGGGGGTTCCAGGGGGCCAGCTCCCCGAGCACCAGCGCGTCGACCCTCAGCTCGGAGGAATCCGTCTTCACGAGCTCCACCCTGTCGCGCCCCTCGACCCTCCTCACCCTCCCCCTCTCCACCTCTACCCCCAGCCTCAGAGCCTCGTCTACGCTATGGACCAGGGACGGCTCCCTGTACAGGATGACCACCTTGTCGCAGACCTTGACGAGCCTCGAGGCTAGTGACAGCGTGTAGTGGTTGAAGCCGTAGATCAGCACCCTGTCCCCCACCGAGTACCCCATGTTCGCGAAGTCCCAGGCCGCCGTAAGCGGGAAGACGCCGGCGGGCCTGCACCCGTATACGCCCAGCTCGACCGCGGTTCTCTCCCGGAAGCCCGTCGCGAGGACCACCCTGCCCTCCGCCCTGAACGCCCCCTCCTCGCCCAGGAACCACGCCCCACCCTCGTCGAGCCTGAACGCCGCCACGCCTGTGCGCACCTTCCTCCCGGCGAGGAGCCTCGACACGAGCTCCGAGCCGCGCACCCCGTCCACCGGGTAGTCGTCCCTGGCGAAGAACCCTCCGGGCTCGCGGCGCACCTCGTAGACCTCGACCTCTACGCCGCGCAGAGAGTCCGCGAGCGCCAGCCCGCTGAGGCCCGAGCCGATCACCACTACTTTTTCTTCACGAGCCAAGACCCACCACCCCTGAGGGTAAGCTCCTCCACGCCCACCCCCAGCTCCTCGGCTACTATGCGCGCTACCTCCGCTATGCACCTCGCCCCCTGGCACGTCCCCATGCAGGCCCCGGTCCTGAACATGACTCCCTGGAGCGTCCTCGAACCCCTCCTCACAGCCTCTCTCACCTCCTCCTCTGTTACCAGCGAACACGTGCAGACGACCCTACCCCTCGCCTTCTCAGGGTTGTCCCTCGCGCGGGGGAAGGGCTTCCTCGGCGCCAGCTTCTCCTTAGGCTCGAGCCTGAGCCCGGCGTCTCCGAGCATGGAGACTATCCTGTCGGCTATCGCCGGAGAGGCGGTAAAGGCGGGCGACTCGGTCCCGATGGCGTGGACAACCCTCCGGCTGCTCTTCGAGTACGTTATCCTGAAGTCGTTCTCGGGCGGTATCGGGCGTACACCGGCGTATGCCTTCAGCGGGATCCCGGGGTCCCCCTCCAGCAGGGGTGCGAACTTCCTGTACAGCATCTCTACGTCCTCCTCGTCTACGCACACGTCGTACTTGTCCCTGGCGGGCCTGAGGTTCGGCCCCCAGAGCCCCCTCCCGTCCACAGTGAACATCACGGCGCCGCCCTTCGTCTTGGGGTCGGGCTTCAGGTACGCGGGGGCCACGAACCTCCTGGTGTGCCTCCTGTCGAATACGAGCAGCACGCCCTTCCCGAGCTCGAAGCTCGCCTCGTCGCCCGTAAACCTCGCCACCTCGTCCGCCCAGAGGCCGGCGGCGTTCACCAGGAAGCCTGCCTCGTAGACGTTCCCCTTGTCGGTCTCGACTTCGACGCGGTCCTCCAAAACCCTCGCGGCGACAACCCTTTCGCCGAACCTGAACTCAACGCCGTTAGCAGACGCGAACTCGTAGAGCCCGTAGAGAAGGTCGAAGTTGTCGACACACCCGTAGCCGTAGACCTCCACCGCCCCGAGAGCCTTCCTGGTAAGCCCGGGCTCCTCGCGCCTCAGGTAGCCCCTACCCCTCAGCTTGACGGGGAACTCCTTCCCCAGGTTGAGCCTCAGGTAGAGGGCTACGAGCGGCAACGCGAGTAAGTGGTGGAGCTTCGTCGCCACTACCAGCGTGCTCGTCCTCTCGAGCCTCACGCCGAGCTCCCTGGCTACCTCCCCGAGGAGCCTGTTGCCCTCCCTGGCCATCCTGCTCTTGAGGGAGCTGAAGGGGAGTTGCACCACGTGTACTATGGCGGCGTGCCCCTTCGAGACGCCCCAGCCGGGCTCTGGGTTCGAGTCGACGACTAGGACTCTGAGCTTGTAGCGGGACAGCCTGTACGCGGTCATCAACCCGACTATCCCGCTCCCAACTATTACAACGTCGTACACACCTTGTCAGCCTAAATAGGTCGCTGAAAAAGATATAAATTCCGGCCAGAGAAGCGCCGGCGCCGCAAAGGATTTCTTGGTGCCACTCGCCTTTCAAAGCGTGAAGGGCTCTGCTTGGATACTGTCCGTTGGGAACGAGTTGCTGATAGGCAGGGTTGTGAACACGAACGCCGCTTGGCTCGCGCAGAGGCTTACTCTTCTAGGCTACGCTGTTAGGAGGATAGTCGTCGTGCCGGACGTGGAGGAGGAGATCGCCGGCGCGTTTAGGGACGCGTTGGGCTCGGCGGACGTCGTCGTGTCGACGGGCGGCCTGGGCCCGACCCCGGACGATGTAACGAACTTCGCGCTCGCAAAGGCGCTGGGCAGGCCTGCCGAGGTGAACGCGGAGGCTTTGAGGATGGTCGAGGAGAAGTACGCGCGGAGGGGCTACCCGATGACGCCGGAGCGCGAGAAGATGGCGGTCATGCCTAGGGGTGCTAGGCCCCTCCCGAACCCCGTGGGGACTGCGCCCGGGATACTGGTCGAGGAGGGCTCGAAGATCGTCGTGTGCCTGCCGGGCGTCCCGTCGGAGATGGAGGCGATATTCCTGGAGCACGTGGAGCCGCTCCTGAGGAGCAGGGGTCCCCCGCACTTCTACGCCGAGAGGGTCGTCAGGGTGAAGGGGGTCCCGGAGTCCGACGTCGCCCCGGTGGTCAAGAAGGCTTTGAAGCTCAGCGAGTTGGTGTACGTGAAGAGCCACCCGAGGGGCTTCGAGGTGGACGCCCCGGTCCTGGAGATACACGTCTACGGGGGTTCCGAGAAGCCCGGCGAAGCCGAGAGCGAGGTCGAGAGGGTCGCCGCGTTCGTAGCGGAGGAGATCCGGAGGAGCTTCCCGGAGAAAGCCCAGGTAGAGCTTCGGTGACCGCGCATGGCTGAAAAAGGCCAGGTGAGGTCACCGGCGTCGCTCGTAGGTCTCATTGTGCTTCTTTTACTCGCAGTCGTGTTCCTTTGGAATCCACTCGTAGCTATGATCCTTCTCTTGATACTTTTCCTCTACTCTGTGTTCGTTGTTATCGTCGCAAAAGTGGCTCTTAAAGAGGAGAGAATCCTGGAGAAGCTAAAGGAAATGGACGCATCGATGCCGGAGCGTCCGGAGGCTGTCCTACTGGATCCTGACGAGGTAGTGGTTCTAAGGGGGCACGCTGGACTATGCTCGGCAGAGGGACAAGCACAGGAGTTCCCGTTGACGCTGGTGCTTCCGAAAGTCTACCTCACTGGGAAGAGGCTCATAATCGAAGGAGTCGCCGAACGCCCCTTTGAGAATCAAAGGCTGGAGGTGCACGAGTCTATACTGCTCGAACAGATCGTTGGCGTTAAGGTTCTCAAGGAGAAGTCTCCCATCCCCGAGCTCCTGGTAACGACGAAGCTACGCGGCTACTGGAGCCGGTTTAGGCTGGAAATACCGGGTGCGCAGACGTGGAGGGACGAGATAACCCGCTTGAGAGCAGAGAGGGTGAGGTCGCTGGAGAAACGAGAGAAGCCGGCGGTAGACTTCTCTTCGATTAGGGATATACTGGAGAGGGGAGGCGTCGTAGTGTACACCGTTAAGTGCCCGGTGTGCGGGGCGCCGCTCAAGCTCCCGGAGACAGGTAGGGAGACGAAGTGTAGCTACTGCGGTGCCACGGTGTACGCTGAGGACGTTCTCGGCAAGCTTAAGGAGCTTTTAGAGCGTCAATAGAGGCAGTAAATATTATGCGCGGCGTATAGGCCTGGCGGCTATGCGCGAAGATAGTGTAGCAGTTCTACAGCGGAAAAACTGAAAGACAAGGAAAATCATGTATTTAAGTGTCTACTGGCTATCTCGTCGCTACTCAGTACTCTGACATACCTAGATGCCTTGTCTCTGAGCTTTCTATCGTCGGTTACCAGCGTCCGCCCGTCCCTCATCGCTAAATAGAGGTATGAGGCATCGTATACCGTCAGGTTTTCCTTTAAGGCTATTTCAAGTACGTCCCTTTCAGAACCTTTAATACTCAGGCTCTTGATACCCTCAAACACCTTAGCTAATACGTCAGCGTAGTTTGCAGCGGTCTCTCTATCGATTCTACCCAGTAGCTTGTACTCTTTCCATACGCTGTTCAGAGATTCGTAAAGTGCTAGGTCAAGTGTTACTCCGAGTTCGAACACCTTAGCCGAGCCCTTCTTGACCAGGTTAACTATAGAGCTTGCGTCAAATACGTACAATGCTACCTCGCCTCTCTGTCCTCCCTTATAATCCTTGCTATTTCTTCGTCGGGAATGTGGGACACCTTCTTGCTCAGCTCTCTGGCAAGCTTCTCAGCTTCCTCTAGGATCCTCCTTCTAATCTCCCTCTCTAAGGCTTCTCTGATGACAGGGCCAGGCTTTACACCATACTTATCCATAAGTTCCTTCAGCTCACGGGGTATTTTGGCAGAGACTGTGACATATTTCATTCTATGTTTTCACCCAAGCAGAAATGCTTAGGTCTACCGATATAAGCATTACTTTATTCGGGTAGCCCTTAAACAGAGACGAATAGCCCCCATTTCTCCTGGAAAAGGGCGCCGAACTGGACGTATGCTTCCCTGAGAACAGGCGCTGCTGCGCAGGATGTAAGTTGGGCATTCTCGGTGGATCTAAGGCAAGTTCACGAATACGTTTCCGTCGGCGACTACCGAGGCTACGTAGACCTTCCTTAGCCCCGCCTTCTCGGCTAGCCCCATCCACTCGCCCGAGAGCGACACGGCTACGACTGCTCCTACAGGCACAGCCTTGGCCTGCTCGGCTATGCTTCGCAGGGCGGCTAGGGATTCGAAGTTCCTCGCGACGCCCTTGGCGAACAGGACCTTCGAGTCCCTCTTCAAGGCCTCCCTGGGCACGTGGAGGTAGACTATCTCCTCCCTCTCGGACGAGCTGTAGGAAGCCGAGTACAGCTTTCCCCAGCTAGACCAGGCGTGCTCGCTTGCGACGTAGGATTCCGCCGAGAGCCACTCGGCGAGTATGGCGGCTAGGGCGGCGTTCTTCTCGCCGGCGGCTAGCACGACGTCGACGCCGTCGTCCCTGAACTTCTTCCAAGCCAGGTAGCCGACGAGGTTCAGGAAGCGCGGGTTGAAGAGGAAGCGCCACTCCTCGACGGTCTTCCTCTCCCCGATAACCATCTCCTTGAACGCCCTCTCGAGGAGCCTCTTCTCCCGTATCCCGTCCAGTATCTTCCTCGCCGTCTGCCTCTCGGGGAACTGCGTGAAAGTCGTGTAGCGCCAGAGTATCTGGGAGGAGACCCCGAGGGCCTCCTCCAGCTCCTTGAACGTGTAGACCTCTTTCAGGCAGTTGAGAAGCTTAGCCACGATATACGAGCTTTCCTCGACCTCCCCGGCCATACGTCCGCTTAACTCAGACCCTCCCGGCTATATATGTCTGCCGCACGCGCCTAGGCCCGCTCGTGCACGCCGCTCAGGGCCCTTCTCACGGCCTCCCTGTGGATCGGTGTTTGCCACGCGTAGAACCTCCCTATGCCGAGGGAGGG encodes:
- a CDS encoding PaREP1 family protein encodes the protein MEKTVVIPRRLVEEVEKRGLSVESLVVDALSKALDLDPEVVAEARLELAAKFMEEADEYLGKGDPVQASEKLYKVAEECIKALAEGFNAPTLEKVRERGRWDTWLLGMAATDLSRILGDERVHLAWSKAYEIHVWGFHEAKYRVEDVAAARPVVKWLLDFAGEALRKARSRRE
- a CDS encoding FAD-binding oxidoreductase — translated: MGGERVPKREVLEELGRLLGDRLSTSEEVLRLYSRDYWPLALLKEVRGEALPRPLAVAWPESAEEVAAVVRVLARHGVPFVPYAGGSGVIGGTICEGCVVIDVKRMNRVLWFSERDAVAVAESGVLLRKLEEYLNARGFTLRHIPQSYPEAALGGLVATMSTGQFSTKYGGIEELVLDLEAVMPDGRIAPFRRNLVPRAATGPDFKRLLIGSEGQLGVITKVALKVFPLPRHSWMRAYAFPSFEKGLEAMREVMLSGATPAVARLYDKDDSAARFHDARDILLLIVEEAEEELLEAKRRVIERILSRHGAVDAGEEHVEKWLKTRFDVISELKKLVVPLNLWFETIETAALWSNLPRVYAEFKKRVKSVPGVYAVLAHASHFYTTGACIYFTLTYDAREDVYWRMWETAVRVLLENGATISHHHGVGLLRAKWVGEELGDTLEYLKRVKKALDPGNLSNPGKWLG
- a CDS encoding FGGY-family carbohydrate kinase, with product MYGVIDVGTTGVKLAVFDGELKSIHYERVELGYEPAGSGRVEQSSAEMSRVVRGFARKARSLGARRIGLSTYRASVVAWSKSGEPLTNIVTWIDGRGREVVERLPVWVKLLEALSPSLAKVLRPDTPAVLMKWLYDNVPGLREKVERGDAYLWTLDSYLVYLLTGRYASDATSSALTGLVHPRDLEPIGAVFGILSLPEAAPEIVDSVHEFGEFEGADVAVSIADQQAASVYHGLLEPGRVSGVHGTGSFVEESTPKLVVPGEGLVPVVIASLDGRRFYGAEGFLRASGLVVEWLRSAGFFSSYEEMESLASKAKPRAIVVPSFRGLRTPDAPLLKGMILGLDPSTTKADVVAGLAWGVALYVAYLLGKLSKYCGSPREPLWSGGGYSRSNAFLQALADATGLKVARPRDVESSIRGVLKLLLYSEGKASLDDLKEPPEVDAYFEPRAGSEAKTLVGELEELLEVVARWEENAFLSGRF
- a CDS encoding FAD-dependent oxidoreductase, which codes for MAREEKVVVIGSGLSGLALADSLRGVEVEVYEVRREPGGFFARDDYPVDGVRGSELVSRLLAGRKVRTGVAAFRLDEGGAWFLGEEGAFRAEGRVVLATGFRERTAVELGVYGCRPAGVFPLTAAWDFANMGYSVGDRVLIYGFNHYTLSLASRLVKVCDKVVILYREPSLVHSVDEALRLGVEVERGRVRRVEGRDRVELVKTDSSELRVDALVLGELAPWNPLGGRLLAGNAFMVIESPLKLVESSRLLAELLEAGGELRRVEGGVPAFPGYVSEKHRRVMLGVGRGARVRLGDRIVTTEEPYQVVELPPGKPRVEVA
- a CDS encoding NAD(P)/FAD-dependent oxidoreductase — translated: MYDVVIVGSGIVGLMTAYRLSRYKLRVLVVDSNPEPGWGVSKGHAAIVHVVQLPFSSLKSRMAREGNRLLGEVARELGVRLERTSTLVVATKLHHLLALPLVALYLRLNLGKEFPVKLRGRGYLRREEPGLTRKALGAVEVYGYGCVDNFDLLYGLYEFASANGVEFRFGERVVAARVLEDRVEVETDKGNVYEAGFLVNAAGLWADEVARFTGDEASFELGKGVLLVFDRRHTRRFVAPAYLKPDPKTKGGAVMFTVDGRGLWGPNLRPARDKYDVCVDEEDVEMLYRKFAPLLEGDPGIPLKAYAGVRPIPPENDFRITYSKSSRRVVHAIGTESPAFTASPAIADRIVSMLGDAGLRLEPKEKLAPRKPFPRARDNPEKARGRVVCTCSLVTEEEVREAVRRGSRTLQGVMFRTGACMGTCQGARCIAEVARIVAEELGVGVEELTLRGGGSWLVKKK
- a CDS encoding nicotinamide mononucleotide deamidase-related protein, which codes for MKGSAWILSVGNELLIGRVVNTNAAWLAQRLTLLGYAVRRIVVVPDVEEEIAGAFRDALGSADVVVSTGGLGPTPDDVTNFALAKALGRPAEVNAEALRMVEEKYARRGYPMTPEREKMAVMPRGARPLPNPVGTAPGILVEEGSKIVVCLPGVPSEMEAIFLEHVEPLLRSRGPPHFYAERVVRVKGVPESDVAPVVKKALKLSELVYVKSHPRGFEVDAPVLEIHVYGGSEKPGEAESEVERVAAFVAEEIRRSFPEKAQVELR
- a CDS encoding zinc ribbon domain-containing protein, translated to MAEKGQVRSPASLVGLIVLLLLAVVFLWNPLVAMILLLILFLYSVFVVIVAKVALKEERILEKLKEMDASMPERPEAVLLDPDEVVVLRGHAGLCSAEGQAQEFPLTLVLPKVYLTGKRLIIEGVAERPFENQRLEVHESILLEQIVGVKVLKEKSPIPELLVTTKLRGYWSRFRLEIPGAQTWRDEITRLRAERVRSLEKREKPAVDFSSIRDILERGGVVVYTVKCPVCGAPLKLPETGRETKCSYCGATVYAEDVLGKLKELLERQ
- a CDS encoding type II toxin-antitoxin system VapC family toxin; this encodes MYVFDASSIVNLVKKGSAKVFELGVTLDLALYESLNSVWKEYKLLGRIDRETAANYADVLAKVFEGIKSLSIKGSERDVLEIALKENLTVYDASYLYLAMRDGRTLVTDDRKLRDKASRYVRVLSSDEIASRHLNT